One Telluria mixta DNA window includes the following coding sequences:
- a CDS encoding succinate dehydrogenase iron-sulfur subunit, with protein sequence MARTVQLKIYRYDPDKDSKPYMQDVTVQLKDTDKMLLDVLQRIKSDVDDSLALRRSCREGVCGSDAMNINGKNGLACTTNLNELTQPIVLRPLPGLPVIRDLIVDMTNFFKQYHSIKPYLINESIPPEKERLQSPEEREELDGVYECILCACCSTSCPSFWWNPDKFVGPAGLLQAYRFIADSRDEATNERLDNLEDPYRLFRCHSIMNCTDVCPKGLNPNKAIGKIKELLVRRAI encoded by the coding sequence ATGGCACGCACAGTCCAACTGAAGATTTACCGCTACGATCCGGACAAGGATTCGAAGCCCTATATGCAGGACGTCACCGTCCAGCTGAAAGACACCGACAAGATGCTGCTGGACGTCCTGCAGCGCATCAAGTCCGACGTCGACGACTCGCTGGCGCTGCGCCGCTCGTGCCGCGAAGGCGTGTGCGGTTCGGACGCGATGAACATCAACGGCAAGAACGGCCTGGCCTGCACGACGAACCTGAACGAGCTGACGCAGCCGATCGTGCTGCGTCCGCTGCCGGGCCTGCCGGTCATCCGCGACCTGATCGTGGACATGACCAACTTCTTCAAGCAGTACCACTCGATCAAGCCGTACCTGATCAACGAGTCGATCCCGCCTGAAAAGGAGCGTCTGCAGTCGCCGGAAGAGCGCGAAGAGCTGGACGGCGTGTACGAGTGCATCCTGTGCGCGTGCTGCTCGACGTCGTGCCCGTCGTTCTGGTGGAACCCGGACAAGTTCGTGGGCCCGGCCGGGCTGCTGCAGGCGTACCGCTTCATCGCCGACTCGCGCGACGAGGCGACCAACGAGCGCCTGGACAACCTGGAAGACCCGTACCGCCTGTTCCGCTGCCACTCGATCATGAATTGCACGGACGTGTGCCCGAAGGGTTTGAACCCGAACAAGGCCATCGGCAAGATCAAGGAATTGCTGGTACGCCGCGCGATCTAA
- the sdhD gene encoding succinate dehydrogenase, hydrophobic membrane anchor protein has product MATTPKNIGQRRLVVGAHYGMRDWLAQRVTAIVMVVFTVILLVSFLTGQNFTYEGWAGLFARQWFKLFTMVTFFGLFYHVWVGIRDIWMDYVKPVGIRLTLQIATVLWLLACAAWTVQILWSV; this is encoded by the coding sequence ATGGCTACTACCCCCAAGAACATCGGACAGCGCCGCCTCGTCGTCGGCGCGCACTACGGCATGCGCGACTGGCTGGCCCAGCGCGTGACCGCCATCGTGATGGTCGTCTTCACCGTCATCCTGCTGGTCTCGTTCCTGACCGGCCAGAATTTCACCTACGAAGGCTGGGCCGGCCTGTTCGCCCGCCAGTGGTTCAAGCTTTTCACGATGGTCACGTTCTTCGGCCTGTTCTACCACGTGTGGGTGGGCATCCGTGACATCTGGATGGACTACGTCAAACCGGTCGGCATCCGCCTGACCCTGCAGATCGCCACGGTGCTCTGGCTGCTCGCCTGCGCCGCCTGGACTGTGCAAATTCTCTGGAGCGTGTAA
- the sdhC gene encoding succinate dehydrogenase, cytochrome b556 subunit, with product MSEAVKNAQKRGQPIRNVSITDITMNYKQPPSAIVSILHRISGFVLFLFLPFLLYLFEQSIRSEISFAHFAGIVSHPFTKIVILGLSWGYLHHFCAGIRHLFMDNHMALDKDASQRTARYVLVVALALTLLVALKLFGVF from the coding sequence ATGTCCGAAGCCGTGAAAAACGCGCAAAAAAGAGGGCAGCCGATCCGTAATGTGAGCATTACGGACATCACGATGAATTACAAGCAGCCGCCGTCGGCCATCGTGTCGATCCTGCACCGTATCAGCGGCTTCGTGCTGTTCCTCTTCCTGCCGTTCCTGCTCTACCTGTTCGAGCAGAGCATCCGTTCCGAGATCTCGTTCGCGCACTTCGCGGGCATCGTCAGCCATCCGTTCACGAAGATCGTCATCCTGGGCCTGTCCTGGGGCTACCTGCACCACTTCTGCGCCGGTATCCGCCACCTGTTCATGGACAATCACATGGCCCTGGACAAGGACGCCTCGCAGCGCACCGCCCGTTACGTGCTGGTCGTCGCCCTGGCGCTGACCCTGCTGGTCGCCCTCAAACTGTTCGGAGTGTTTTAA
- the gltA gene encoding citrate synthase: MNISDTKATLSFSDGSPSVDMPIYKGTIGPDVVDIRKLYGQTGKFTYDPGFMSTAACQSAITYIDGDKGELLYRGYPIEQLAVNCDFLETCYLLLNGELPNAAEKEKFVSTVTKHTMVHEQMQFFFRGFRRDAHPMSVLVGTVGALASFYHDSLDINDAKQREISAIRLIAKLPTLVAMAYKYSIGQPFVYPRNDLSYSANFMRMMFGNPCEEYKVNDVLVRALDRILILHADHEQNASTSTVRLAGSSGANPFACIAAGIACLWGPAHGGANEAALNMLKEIGSVENIPGFIEKVKDKNSGVKLMGFGHRVYKNFDPRAKLMRETCHEVLNELGLQDDPLFKLAMELEKIALNDEYFVSRKLYPNVDFYSGIVQSALGIPVSLFTGIFAMARTIGWIAQWNEMIADPEQKIGRPRQLFVGSPRRDVPTIDKR, from the coding sequence ATGAACATCTCTGATACCAAAGCCACCCTGTCGTTCTCGGACGGCAGCCCATCGGTAGACATGCCGATCTACAAAGGCACGATCGGCCCGGACGTCGTCGACATCCGCAAGCTGTACGGCCAGACCGGCAAGTTCACCTATGACCCTGGCTTCATGTCGACCGCCGCCTGCCAGTCGGCCATCACCTACATCGATGGCGACAAGGGCGAGCTGCTGTACCGCGGCTACCCGATCGAGCAGCTGGCCGTCAACTGCGACTTCCTGGAGACCTGCTACCTGCTGCTGAACGGCGAACTGCCGAACGCCGCAGAAAAGGAAAAATTCGTCAGCACCGTGACCAAGCACACGATGGTCCACGAGCAGATGCAATTCTTCTTCCGCGGCTTCCGTCGCGACGCGCACCCGATGTCGGTGCTGGTCGGTACCGTCGGCGCGCTGGCGTCGTTCTACCACGACTCGCTGGACATCAACGATGCCAAGCAGCGCGAGATCTCGGCCATCCGCCTGATCGCCAAGCTGCCGACCCTGGTCGCCATGGCATACAAGTACTCGATCGGCCAGCCGTTCGTGTACCCGCGCAACGACCTGTCGTACAGCGCAAACTTCATGCGCATGATGTTCGGTAACCCGTGCGAAGAGTACAAGGTCAACGACGTCCTCGTCCGCGCCCTGGACCGCATCCTGATCCTGCACGCCGACCACGAGCAGAACGCGTCGACCTCGACCGTCCGTCTGGCCGGTTCGTCGGGCGCCAACCCGTTCGCGTGTATCGCAGCCGGTATCGCCTGCCTGTGGGGCCCGGCACACGGCGGCGCGAACGAAGCCGCACTGAACATGCTGAAGGAAATCGGCAGCGTCGAGAACATCCCTGGCTTCATCGAGAAGGTCAAGGACAAGAACTCGGGCGTGAAGCTGATGGGCTTCGGTCACCGCGTGTACAAGAACTTCGACCCGCGCGCCAAGCTGATGCGTGAAACCTGCCACGAAGTGCTGAACGAACTGGGCCTGCAGGACGACCCGCTGTTCAAGCTGGCGATGGAACTGGAAAAGATCGCCCTGAACGACGAATACTTCGTGTCGCGCAAGCTGTACCCGAACGTCGACTTCTACTCGGGCATCGTGCAGTCGGCCCTGGGCATCCCGGTCTCGCTGTTCACCGGTATCTTCGCGATGGCCCGTACCATCGGCTGGATCGCCCAGTGGAACGAGATGATCGCCGATCCGGAACAGAAGATCGGCCGTCCGCGCCAGCTGTTCGTTGGCTCGCCGCGCCGCGACGTGCCGACCATCGACAAGCGTTAA
- the sdhA gene encoding succinate dehydrogenase flavoprotein subunit yields the protein MAAINTNIPVRHFDVVIVGAGGSGLRAALQLSEAGLNVAVLSKVFPTRSHTVAAQGGIGASLGNMSEDDWYWHMFDTVKGSDYLGDQDAIEFMCREAPKVVYELEHFGMPFDRNPDGTIYQRPFGGHTANFGEKPVQRACAAADRTGHALLHTLYQRNVRSRTHFFVEWQALDLVRNADGDVLGVVALEMETGDVMMLQAKTTVFATGGAGRIFAASTNAFINTGDGLGMAARAGIPLQDMEFWQFHPTGVAGAGVLITEGVRGEGGILINSNGERFMERYAPTLKDLAPRDFVSRSMDQEIKEGRGVGPNKDHVLLDLRHIGADTIRKRLPSILEIGHKFANVDATKEPIPVVPTIHYQMGGIPTNIHGQVVVPDGTGSQKVVNGLYAIGECSCVSVHGANRLGTNSLLDLVVFGRAAGNHIVAQNLKEQGNRALPKDFADYALGRLNRLETSTGGEKVQDVANDIRATMQKHCGVFRTQALMDEGVKEIMALDERRKHVSFKDKSKVFNTARIEAIELDNLIEVAKATVVSAAARKESRGAHAHSDYEQRDDVNWMKHTLFYSEGNRLDYKPVVTKPLTVDTFKPKPRTF from the coding sequence GTGGCAGCAATCAACACCAACATCCCCGTCCGCCATTTCGACGTCGTCATCGTCGGCGCCGGCGGTTCCGGCCTGCGCGCGGCGCTGCAACTGTCCGAAGCGGGCCTGAACGTGGCCGTGCTGTCGAAAGTGTTCCCGACCCGTTCGCACACGGTCGCCGCACAGGGCGGCATCGGCGCGTCCCTCGGCAACATGAGCGAGGACGACTGGTACTGGCACATGTTCGACACCGTCAAGGGTTCGGACTACCTGGGCGACCAGGACGCCATCGAATTCATGTGCCGCGAAGCCCCGAAGGTCGTGTACGAACTGGAACACTTCGGCATGCCGTTCGACCGCAACCCGGACGGCACGATCTATCAACGTCCGTTCGGCGGCCACACCGCGAACTTCGGCGAGAAGCCGGTGCAGCGCGCCTGCGCCGCCGCCGACCGTACCGGCCACGCGCTGCTGCACACGCTGTACCAGCGTAACGTCCGCTCGCGCACGCACTTCTTCGTCGAGTGGCAGGCGCTGGACCTGGTGCGCAATGCCGACGGCGACGTCCTCGGCGTCGTCGCGCTGGAAATGGAAACGGGCGACGTCATGATGCTGCAGGCGAAAACGACCGTGTTCGCCACGGGCGGCGCGGGCCGTATCTTCGCCGCGTCGACCAACGCCTTCATCAACACCGGCGACGGCCTGGGCATGGCGGCACGTGCCGGCATCCCGCTGCAGGACATGGAGTTCTGGCAGTTCCACCCGACCGGCGTGGCCGGCGCGGGCGTCCTGATCACGGAAGGCGTGCGCGGCGAGGGCGGTATCCTCATCAACAGCAATGGCGAACGTTTCATGGAGCGCTACGCGCCGACCTTGAAAGACCTGGCGCCGCGCGACTTCGTGTCGCGCTCGATGGACCAGGAAATCAAGGAAGGCCGCGGCGTGGGTCCGAACAAGGACCACGTGCTGCTGGACCTGCGCCACATCGGCGCGGACACGATCCGCAAGCGCCTGCCGTCGATCCTGGAAATCGGCCACAAGTTCGCCAACGTCGACGCGACCAAGGAACCGATCCCGGTCGTGCCGACCATCCACTACCAGATGGGCGGCATCCCGACCAACATCCACGGCCAGGTCGTCGTCCCCGACGGCACCGGTTCGCAGAAGGTCGTCAATGGCCTGTACGCGATCGGCGAATGCTCGTGCGTGTCGGTGCACGGCGCGAACCGCCTGGGCACGAACTCGCTGCTCGACCTGGTGGTGTTCGGCCGCGCGGCCGGCAACCACATCGTTGCGCAGAATCTGAAAGAGCAGGGCAACCGCGCGCTGCCGAAGGATTTCGCCGACTACGCGCTGGGCCGCCTGAACCGCCTGGAGACCTCGACCGGCGGCGAGAAGGTGCAGGACGTCGCGAACGACATCCGCGCCACGATGCAGAAGCACTGCGGCGTGTTCCGCACGCAGGCGCTGATGGACGAAGGCGTCAAGGAAATCATGGCCCTGGACGAGCGCCGCAAGCACGTCTCGTTCAAGGACAAGTCGAAGGTGTTCAACACGGCGCGCATCGAAGCGATCGAACTGGACAACCTGATCGAAGTGGCCAAGGCGACCGTCGTGTCGGCCGCGGCGCGCAAGGAATCGCGCGGCGCCCACGCCCACAGCGACTACGAGCAGCGCGACGACGTGAACTGGATGAAGCACACCCTGTTCTACTCGGAAGGCAACCGTCTCGACTACAAGCCGGTCGTGACCAAGCCGCTCACCGTCGACACGTTCAAACCGAAGCCCCGCACGTTCTAA
- a CDS encoding HpcH/HpaI aldolase/citrate lyase family protein produces MHPSEVLFQGQRQPLLLPACDHYAGSEKLMRKSMALQQELGPIFDITFDCEDGASAGDERAHAELVATLINSDDNRHNRIGARLHDVGSVHFAQDVEIIVGAAAQKLAYVVLPKPNSLEDVLRAQDLVNLAAAKAGRGEEKRLPLHVLIETHGALHDVYAIAALPQVESLSFGIMDFVSAHYGAVPAAAMRTPGQFTHPLVVRAKLEMVAACHAHDKVPSHNVTTEIKDSAVVANDAQRAAAEFGFTRMWSIHPDQIKPIVKAFTPRLAEVNEATSILTAAMAKDWGPIAHGGRLHDRASYRYYWTVLQRAKLAGLALPDAAAALVNQPESI; encoded by the coding sequence ATGCATCCTTCCGAGGTTTTATTCCAGGGCCAACGCCAGCCATTGCTGCTCCCTGCCTGCGACCACTATGCCGGCAGCGAGAAGCTGATGCGCAAATCGATGGCCCTGCAACAAGAGCTTGGTCCCATTTTCGACATCACCTTCGATTGCGAGGACGGCGCCAGCGCCGGCGACGAGCGCGCGCACGCCGAGCTCGTGGCAACGTTGATCAACAGCGACGACAACCGCCATAACCGGATCGGCGCCCGCCTGCACGACGTGGGGAGTGTCCATTTCGCGCAGGACGTCGAGATCATCGTCGGCGCCGCCGCGCAAAAGCTCGCCTACGTCGTGCTGCCCAAGCCGAACAGCCTCGAAGACGTGCTGCGCGCGCAGGACCTCGTCAACTTGGCCGCCGCAAAAGCCGGACGCGGAGAAGAAAAGCGCCTGCCGCTGCACGTCCTGATCGAAACGCACGGCGCCCTGCACGACGTGTACGCGATCGCCGCCCTGCCCCAGGTCGAATCCCTGTCGTTCGGCATCATGGATTTCGTCTCGGCCCACTACGGCGCGGTGCCGGCCGCCGCGATGCGTACGCCGGGTCAATTTACCCATCCCCTCGTCGTCCGGGCGAAGCTGGAGATGGTTGCGGCATGTCATGCGCATGACAAAGTCCCTTCGCATAATGTGACGACCGAGATCAAGGACAGCGCCGTCGTCGCCAACGACGCCCAGCGTGCCGCCGCCGAATTCGGCTTTACGCGCATGTGGAGCATCCACCCCGACCAGATCAAGCCGATCGTCAAGGCGTTCACGCCGCGCCTGGCCGAGGTGAACGAAGCGACGAGCATCCTGACCGCGGCCATGGCGAAGGACTGGGGTCCGATCGCCCACGGTGGCCGCTTGCACGACCGCGCCAGCTACCGATATTATTGGACAGTGTTGCAGCGCGCGAAGCTGGCCGGCCTTGCGCTGCCGGATGCCGCGGCGGCACTCGTCAATCAACCGGAATCCATCTGA
- a CDS encoding FAD assembly factor SdhE has translation MNTHQSDPANRARLRWRARRGLLENDLILTRFLDAHEETLTDEEVDALTRLLDLADNPLMDLLLGRAEPEGEVDLPHVRALVARLRQA, from the coding sequence GTGAATACGCATCAATCCGACCCCGCCAACCGTGCCCGCCTGCGCTGGCGCGCCCGCCGTGGCCTGCTCGAGAACGACCTGATCCTCACGCGCTTCCTGGATGCGCATGAAGAAACCTTGACGGACGAGGAAGTCGATGCGCTGACCCGTCTGCTGGACCTGGCGGATAACCCGCTGATGGACCTGCTGCTGGGGCGCGCCGAGCCCGAAGGCGAGGTCGACCTCCCGCATGTCCGCGCCCTGGTGGCGCGGCTGCGGCAAGCCTGA
- a CDS encoding putative quinol monooxygenase: protein MVKLALFVRLEAKPGKEKDVENFLLSGLSLVQAEPATTAWFGIRLGPSTFGIFDAFPDEAGRQAHLSGAVAAALMEKAGELFAQPPSIEKVDVLAAKLPG from the coding sequence ATGGTCAAACTCGCGTTATTCGTTCGTCTGGAAGCCAAGCCGGGTAAGGAGAAAGACGTAGAGAACTTTCTGTTAAGTGGTCTTTCCCTCGTTCAAGCAGAACCCGCTACCACAGCCTGGTTCGGCATCCGCCTGGGGCCGTCAACCTTTGGCATCTTTGACGCGTTTCCGGATGAGGCTGGAAGGCAGGCTCATCTTTCCGGCGCGGTCGCAGCCGCGCTCATGGAAAAAGCGGGTGAGCTATTTGCCCAGCCGCCGTCCATCGAAAAGGTTGACGTTCTTGCGGCAAAGCTGCCGGGCTGA
- a CDS encoding GntR family transcriptional regulator, translating to MNPAPSNPNSNGATNTSAGSAVGGAAPSPTFSPLYQQIKALITQSLQSGEWKPGELIPSEVELAGRYKVSQGTVRKAIDELAAEHLVVRRQGKGTFVATHNEARAHFRFLKLMPDEGVPQHFDHEYLEVKRIRAPAEVARLLDLKSGDAVVYIKRLMSDGGAPTILEELWLPGQLFKGLTAERLAEYKGPMYGLFESEFGTRMIRASEKIRAVAADTPTALALKVPEGTPLLCADRVSFTYGDKAVELRRGLYLTTKHHYQNELS from the coding sequence ATGAACCCAGCCCCGTCCAATCCGAACAGCAATGGCGCCACGAATACGAGCGCCGGCAGCGCTGTCGGCGGCGCGGCGCCTTCCCCCACCTTCTCTCCACTTTACCAGCAGATCAAGGCGCTCATCACGCAGAGCCTGCAGTCCGGCGAGTGGAAGCCGGGCGAACTGATCCCCAGCGAAGTCGAGCTGGCCGGCCGCTACAAGGTCAGCCAGGGCACCGTACGCAAGGCCATCGACGAGCTCGCCGCCGAGCACCTCGTCGTGCGCCGCCAGGGTAAAGGCACGTTCGTCGCCACCCACAACGAGGCGCGTGCCCACTTCCGTTTCCTCAAGCTGATGCCCGACGAGGGCGTCCCCCAGCATTTCGATCACGAATACCTCGAGGTCAAGCGCATCCGTGCGCCGGCCGAGGTGGCGCGCCTGCTCGACCTGAAGTCGGGCGACGCGGTCGTCTATATCAAACGGCTGATGAGCGACGGCGGCGCGCCGACGATCCTGGAAGAACTCTGGCTGCCGGGGCAGCTGTTCAAGGGGCTGACGGCCGAGCGCCTGGCGGAATACAAGGGCCCGATGTATGGACTGTTCGAATCGGAGTTCGGCACGCGCATGATCCGCGCGTCGGAAAAGATCCGGGCGGTGGCGGCGGACACGCCCACGGCACTGGCGCTGAAAGTGCCGGAAGGAACGCCGCTGCTGTGCGCGGACCGGGTGTCGTTCACCTATGGAGACAAGGCGGTGGAATTGCGGCGTGGGCTGTATCTGACCACCAAACACCATTACCAAAACGAATTGTCCTGA
- a CDS encoding malate dehydrogenase translates to MAKTPKRVAVTGAAGQIGYSLLFRIANGDMLGKDQPVILQLLEIDNEKAQKALKGVMMELEDCAFPLLAGMTAHSDPMTAFKDADVALLVGARPRGPGMERKDLLEANAQIFTVQGKALDAVASRDVKVLVVGNPANTNAHIAMKSAPNLPAKNFTAMLRLDHNRALSQVAAKTGKAVGGIEKMVVWGNHSPTMYADYRFATVDGQSVKDLINDQEWNANTFLPTVGKRGAAIIDARGASSAASAANAAIDHVRDWVLGTNGKWTTMGVPSDGSYGIPEGIVFGFPVTTENGEYKIVQGLEIDAFSQERINLTLNELNEERAGVAHLLGQ, encoded by the coding sequence ATGGCTAAAACCCCTAAGCGCGTTGCCGTTACCGGCGCGGCCGGCCAGATCGGCTATTCCCTGCTGTTCCGCATCGCCAACGGCGACATGCTGGGCAAGGACCAGCCGGTCATTCTGCAGCTGCTCGAAATCGACAACGAAAAAGCACAGAAGGCGCTGAAAGGCGTCATGATGGAACTGGAAGATTGCGCATTCCCGCTGCTGGCGGGCATGACCGCCCACAGCGACCCGATGACCGCATTCAAGGATGCCGACGTCGCCCTGCTGGTCGGTGCCCGTCCGCGCGGCCCGGGCATGGAGCGTAAAGACCTGCTGGAAGCCAACGCCCAGATCTTCACGGTGCAGGGCAAGGCCCTGGACGCCGTCGCATCGCGCGACGTGAAAGTCCTGGTGGTCGGCAACCCGGCCAACACCAACGCCCATATCGCGATGAAATCGGCCCCGAACCTGCCGGCCAAGAACTTCACCGCCATGCTGCGCCTGGACCACAACCGCGCCCTGTCGCAAGTCGCTGCCAAGACCGGCAAGGCCGTCGGCGGCATCGAGAAGATGGTCGTCTGGGGCAACCACTCGCCGACCATGTACGCCGACTACCGCTTCGCTACGGTCGACGGCCAGTCGGTCAAGGACCTGATCAACGACCAGGAATGGAACGCCAATACGTTCCTGCCGACCGTCGGCAAGCGCGGCGCCGCCATCATCGACGCCCGCGGCGCATCGTCGGCAGCTTCGGCCGCCAATGCCGCCATCGACCACGTGCGTGACTGGGTGCTGGGCACCAACGGCAAGTGGACCACGATGGGCGTGCCGTCGGACGGTTCGTACGGCATCCCGGAAGGCATCGTCTTCGGCTTCCCGGTGACCACCGAAAACGGCGAGTACAAGATCGTGCAGGGCCTGGAAATCGACGCGTTCTCGCAAGAGCGCATCAACCTGACGCTGAACGAACTGAACGAAGAGCGCGCAGGCGTCGCTCACCTGCTGGGCCAGTAA
- the acnA gene encoding aconitate hydratase AcnA, which translates to MSQNTLNTLKEFPLAGGQTGQFHSLPALAESLGVNLSRLPVSIRIVLESVLRNCDGKKVTEEHVRQLANWGPTAARTEEIPFVVARVVLQDFTGVPLLADLAAMRNVAAKTGADPKKIEPLVPVDLVVDHSVTIDHFRTPDALDLNMKIEFQRNNERYQFMKWGMQAFDTFGVVPPGFGIVHQVNLEYLARGVMKNGSMYYPDTLVGTDSHTTMINGVGVVGWGVGGIEAEAGMLGQPVYFLTPDVIGVNLTGVLREGCTATDLVLTITEMLRKEKVVGKFVEFFGEGTASLSTTDRATIGNMAPEYGATMGFFPVDEKTVDYFRGTGRTEEELAAFENYYKAQQLFGIPKDGEIDYTRVLHLDLSTVTPSLAGPKRPQDRIELGNVKHNFTELFSKPTSENGFNKSPEDLSKVYETTNGVRVKNGDVLIAAITSCTNTSNPSVLLAAGLLAKKAVEKGLTVAPHIKSSLAPGSRVVTNYLEATGLLPYLTQLGFGVTAYGCTTCIGNAGDLTPELNAAITSNDIIAAAVLSGNRNFEARIHPNIRSNFLASPPLVVAYAIAGNVTRDLMTEPVGKGSDGVDVYLGDIWPTSQEIHDLMKFAMNSEVFKANYADVKGNPGALWEAVSSVSGQVYDWPESTYIAEPPFFGDFEMTPKAAAAGIANARALGVFGDSITTDHISPAGSIKEDGPAGKWLKDHGVIKADFNSYGSRRGNHEIMMRGTFANVRIKNKMIPPKADGSAVEGGITIHQPSGEQLSIYDAAMKYIAEGTPTMIFAGEEYGTGSSRDWAAKGTQLLGVKAVIARSFERIHRSNLVGMGVLPLQFLGDDSVETLGITGNETYDLKGLEGEIRPQMQATLVIHRADGSTKETSVLLRIDTPIEVDYYKHGGILPFVLRQLLAA; encoded by the coding sequence ATGTCTCAGAACACGTTGAATACGCTGAAGGAATTCCCGCTCGCTGGGGGACAGACCGGCCAGTTCCATTCCCTCCCGGCCCTGGCCGAATCGCTGGGCGTGAACCTGTCGCGCCTGCCGGTGTCGATCCGTATCGTCCTCGAATCCGTGCTGCGCAATTGCGACGGCAAGAAGGTGACGGAAGAGCACGTCCGCCAGCTGGCGAACTGGGGCCCCACCGCCGCCCGCACCGAAGAGATCCCGTTCGTCGTCGCCCGCGTCGTGCTGCAGGACTTCACCGGCGTGCCGCTGCTGGCCGACCTGGCCGCGATGCGCAACGTGGCCGCCAAGACCGGCGCCGATCCGAAGAAGATCGAGCCGCTCGTCCCGGTGGACCTGGTCGTCGACCACTCGGTCACGATCGACCACTTCCGCACCCCGGACGCGCTCGACCTGAACATGAAGATCGAGTTCCAGCGCAATAACGAGCGCTACCAGTTCATGAAGTGGGGCATGCAGGCGTTCGACACGTTCGGCGTCGTGCCCCCGGGCTTCGGCATCGTCCACCAGGTCAACCTGGAATACCTCGCGCGCGGCGTGATGAAGAACGGTTCGATGTACTACCCGGACACGCTGGTCGGCACCGACTCGCACACCACCATGATCAACGGCGTCGGCGTCGTCGGCTGGGGCGTGGGCGGCATCGAGGCGGAAGCCGGCATGCTGGGCCAGCCGGTCTACTTCCTGACCCCGGACGTCATCGGCGTCAACCTGACCGGCGTGCTGCGCGAAGGCTGCACCGCGACCGACCTGGTGCTGACCATCACCGAGATGCTGCGTAAAGAGAAGGTCGTCGGCAAGTTCGTGGAATTCTTCGGCGAAGGCACCGCGTCGCTGTCGACCACCGACCGCGCCACCATCGGCAACATGGCACCGGAATACGGCGCCACGATGGGCTTCTTCCCGGTCGACGAAAAGACCGTCGACTACTTCCGCGGCACCGGCCGCACGGAAGAAGAACTGGCCGCCTTCGAAAACTACTACAAGGCCCAACAACTGTTCGGCATCCCGAAAGACGGCGAGATCGACTACACCCGCGTGCTGCACCTGGACCTGTCGACCGTCACCCCGTCGCTGGCCGGCCCGAAGCGTCCGCAGGACCGCATCGAACTGGGCAACGTGAAGCACAATTTCACCGAGCTGTTCTCCAAGCCGACGAGCGAAAACGGCTTCAACAAGTCGCCGGAAGACCTGTCGAAGGTCTACGAGACGACCAACGGCGTGCGCGTGAAAAACGGCGACGTGCTGATCGCCGCGATCACCTCGTGCACCAACACGTCGAACCCGAGCGTGCTGCTGGCCGCGGGCCTGCTGGCCAAGAAGGCCGTCGAAAAGGGCCTGACGGTCGCACCGCACATCAAGTCGTCGCTGGCGCCGGGATCGCGCGTCGTCACCAACTACCTGGAAGCGACCGGCCTGCTGCCGTACCTGACGCAGCTGGGCTTCGGCGTGACCGCGTACGGCTGCACCACCTGCATCGGCAACGCCGGCGACCTGACGCCAGAACTGAACGCCGCGATCACGTCGAACGACATCATCGCCGCCGCCGTCCTGTCGGGCAACCGCAACTTCGAAGCACGTATCCACCCGAACATCCGCTCCAACTTCCTGGCCTCGCCGCCGCTGGTCGTCGCCTACGCGATCGCCGGCAACGTCACGCGCGACCTGATGACGGAACCGGTCGGCAAGGGTTCGGACGGCGTCGACGTCTACCTGGGCGACATCTGGCCGACCTCGCAGGAGATCCACGACCTGATGAAGTTCGCGATGAACTCCGAGGTCTTCAAGGCCAACTACGCGGACGTCAAGGGCAACCCGGGCGCGCTGTGGGAAGCCGTGTCGTCGGTGTCGGGCCAGGTCTACGACTGGCCGGAGTCGACCTACATCGCCGAGCCGCCGTTCTTCGGCGACTTCGAGATGACCCCGAAAGCGGCCGCCGCCGGCATCGCCAATGCGCGCGCGCTGGGCGTGTTCGGCGACTCGATCACCACCGACCACATCTCCCCGGCCGGTTCGATCAAGGAAGACGGTCCGGCCGGTAAATGGCTGAAGGACCACGGCGTCATCAAGGCCGACTTCAACTCGTACGGCTCGCGCCGCGGCAACCACGAGATCATGATGCGCGGTACGTTCGCGAACGTCCGCATCAAGAACAAGATGATCCCGCCGAAAGCCGACGGTTCGGCAGTCGAAGGCGGCATCACGATCCACCAGCCGAGCGGCGAACAGCTGTCGATCTACGACGCGGCCATGAAGTACATCGCGGAAGGCACCCCGACGATGATCTTCGCGGGCGAAGAGTACGGCACCGGCTCCTCGCGCGACTGGGCGGCGAAAGGCACCCAGCTGCTGGGCGTGAAGGCCGTGATCGCCCGCTCGTTCGAGCGCATCCACCGTTCGAACCTGGTCGGCATGGGCGTGCTGCCGCTGCAGTTCCTGGGCGACGACAGCGTCGAGACGCTGGGCATCACCGGCAACGAGACGTATGACCTGAAGGGCCTGGAAGGCGAGATCCGTCCGCAGATGCAGGCTACGCTGGTCATCCACCGCGCCGACGGCTCGACCAAGGAGACTTCGGTCCTGCTGCGCATCGATACGCCGATCGAAGTGGATTACTACAAGCATGGCGGCATCCTGCCGTTCGTGCTGCGGCAGTTGCTGGCGGCTTAA